The following proteins are encoded in a genomic region of Peromyscus maniculatus bairdii isolate BWxNUB_F1_BW_parent chromosome 12, HU_Pman_BW_mat_3.1, whole genome shotgun sequence:
- the LOC102910035 gene encoding olfactory receptor 5H19-like produces the protein MGTENATLLSQFVLTGLSHLPQWNVPLFLLFLVIYLITVVGNLGLITLIWNDSGLHIPMYLFLGSLAFVDTWLSSTVTPKMLLTFIAKNKVISLSECMIQFFSVGISATTECFLLAAMAYDRYIAICKPLFYPVIMTNRLCICLLILSFVGGFIHALIHEGFLFRLTFCSSNIIHHFYCDILPLLKISCTDPSLNYLMIFIFSGSIQVFTITTILVSYTLVLFSILNQKSIKGIKKAFSTCGAHLLSVSLYYGSLLFMYVRPASPQVDDNDMMDSVFYTVIIPVLNPIIYSLRNKQVKNSLEKFLKRNA, from the coding sequence ATGGGAACAGAGAATGCAACACTGCTGTCACAATTTGTTCTCACAGGACTCAGTCATCTCCCACAGTGGAATGTCCCCCTGTTCCTGCTGTTCTTGGTGATCTATCTCATCACCGTTGTGGGGAACCTTGGTCTGATCACCCTCATCTGGAATGACTCTGGCCTTCACATCCCCATGTACCTATTTCTAGGGAGTTTAGCATTTGTGGATACTTGGTTATCTTCCACAGTCACACCAAAGATGCTTCTCACCTTCATAGCTAAGAACAAAGTAATATCTCTCTCTGAATGCATGATACAGTTTTTTTCAGTAGGAATCAGTGCAACCACGGAATGTTTTCTCTTGGCAGCAATGGCCTATGATCGATACATAGCCATATGCAAACCTTTATTCTATCCAGTAATTATGACAAATAGACTCTGTATATGTCTGTTAATATTGTCCTTTGTGGGTGGATTTATTCATGCTTTAATTCATGAAGGGTTTTTATTCAGACTAACATTCTGTAGTTCTAACATAATACATCACTTTTACTGTGACATTCTGCCACTGTTAAAGATTTCTTGTACTGACCCTTCTCTCAATTACCTAATGATTTTTATATTCTCTGGCTCAATTCAGGTATTCACTATTACAACCATTCTTGTCTCTTATACACTTGTTCTGTTTTCTATCTTAAATCAGAAATCTATCAAAGGCATAAAGAAAGCTTTCTCCACCTGTGGAGCCCACCTCTTATCGGTGTCTTTATACTATGGCTCTCTTCTTTTCATGTATGTGCGTCCTGCATCTCCACAAGTAGATGACAATGATATGATGGACTCTGTATTTTACACAGTCATAATTCCTGTACTGAATCCAATTATCTACAGTTTGAGAAATAAGCAAGTAAAAAATTCATTGGAAAAATTCTTAAAGAGAAATGCATAG
- the LOC102910359 gene encoding olfactory receptor 5K3-like, with translation MAENNYSVTNEFILVGFSDHPNLKTPLFLVFSAIYLITMVGNLGLVALIYVERRLHTPMYIFLGNLALMDSCCSCAITPKMLENFFSVDRKISLYECMVQFYFLCLAETTDCFLLAAMAYDRYVAICNPLQYHTMMSKKLCLQMTTGAYIAGNLHPMIEVGLLLRLTFCRSNVIKHFFCDVLPLYRISCIDPHINELILFILAGSIQIFTITIVLVSYIYILFTIFTMKSNEGRGKALSTCASHFLSVSIFYGSLLFMYAQPHSVNEGDKDIPVAIFYTLVIPLLNPFIYSLRNKEVINVMKRTMKKR, from the coding sequence ATGGCTGAGAACAACTACTCTGTGACAAATGAGTTCATCCTAGTGGGATTCTCAGATCACCCAAACCTGAAGACCCCCCTGTTCCTGGTGTTCTCTGCCATCTACCTGATCACCATGGTGGGAAATCTCGGACTGGTGGCCTTGATCTACGTGGAACGCCGTcttcacacacccatgtacatcTTCCTGGGCAATCTGGCTCTCATGGATTCCTGTTGCTCCTGTGCCATCACTCCCAAGATGctagagaatttcttttctgtggaCAGAAAGATTTCTCTCTATGAATGCATGGTACAGTTCTATTTTCTCTGTCTGGCTGAAACTACAGACTGCTTTCTTCTGGCAgcaatggcctatgaccgctatgtggccatatGCAACCCACTGCAATACCACACCATGATGTCCAAGAAGCTCTGCCTTCAGATGACCACAGGAGCCTACATAGCAGGAAACCTGCACCCTATGATTGAAGTGGGGCTTTTGTTGAGGTTAACTTTCTGCAGGTCTAATGTAATTAAGCACTTCTTTTGTGATGTCCTTCCATTATACAGAATCTCCTGTATTGATCCACATATCAATGagctaatattatttattttggcaGGGTCAATTCAAATATTTACTATTACCATAGTTCTAGTGTCTTATATTTATATCCTTTTCACTATATTCACAATGAAATCTAATGAGGGTAGAGGCAAAGCCTTATCAACTTGTGCATCCCACTTTCTGTCTGTATCAATATTCTATGGGTCTCTTCTCTTCATGTATGCTCAACCACATTCAGTCAATGAAGGAGATAAAGACATACCTGTAGCTATTTTCTATACCCTAGTAATTCCTTTATTAAACCCTTTCATTTACAGTCTGAGAAATAAGGAAGTAATAAATGTGATGAAACGAACTATGAAGAAGAGATGA